One window from the genome of Gadus morhua chromosome 16, gadMor3.0, whole genome shotgun sequence encodes:
- the LOC115561493 gene encoding LOW QUALITY PROTEIN: zinc finger FYVE domain-containing protein 1 (The sequence of the model RefSeq protein was modified relative to this genomic sequence to represent the inferred CDS: deleted 1 base in 1 codon) gives MSDILMKEMESITLLSPRKPGKQTEKDRSFLLVDEQENLQVHDECEFVERLGCGDMSEVKVLSVFGNTGDGKSHTLNHILFGGETVFYTSKSPSSCTVGVWAAYDPSLSLLALDTEGLLGAATNQNQRMRLLLKVLAVSDLVVYRTRAERLHNDMFQFLSSASAAYLKHFTPELRALSSRCGLDVPLSSLGPAVIVFQETTHTQLLGHESLAAGHADTLLQRRFHDLSLGTEAFSSMQYVGTQTVAPPTDYSLLLEAVRQQVRNTHTRSPRQPAIVFRALEALSKRFCGEISDSLITLNFFPDEYFTCSSVCLSCNVRCKNGMNHLRDKVPHVADGLCQYAHQFNNKVLICKRCYEGGREVIVVPKTSSSADNPWFGLAKYAWSGYVLECGNCGIIYRSRQYWMGNQDPESGVVRPEVKHVWEGSEAFLVDHQNAAQRVLDGVNYVVQSVSEYSTGPTKAVTAWLTDQVAPPYWRPNNQITVCQGCKREFEEAERKHHCRSCGEGFCQPCSSHRMPVPERGWGAAPVRVCQTCHRHGGPSDTGTQVSKAEPRGLMLAGNGGGPVHPGHGHQRRGLPSVLCEGMARPDYWIPDQDITQCHQCTKGFTPAMSKHHCRACGQGVCGPCSTHTKPVPSRGWDHPVRVCDGCHAHQGAL, from the exons ATGTCAGACATACTGATGAAAGAAATGGAGAGTATAACGCTTCTTTCTCCCAGAAAGCCGGGGAAACAAACGGAAAAGGACCGCAGTTTCCTACTTGTAGACGAACAGGAAAACCTGCAG GTCCATGACGAGTGTGAGTTTGTCGAGCGGCTGGGCTGCGGGGACATGTCCGAGGTCAAGGTCCTCTCCGTCTTCGGCAACACGGGCGACGGCAAGTCCCACACCCTCAACCACATCCTCTTTGGGGGCGAGACTGTGTTCTACACCTCCAAGTCCCCCAGCTCCTGTACCGTGGGGGTGTGGGCCGCCTACGACCCCTCCCTCAGCCTGCTGGCCCTGGACACAGAGGGCCTGCTGGGGGCAGCCACCAATCAGAACCAGAGGATGAGGCTCCTGCTGAAG gTGTTGGCCGTGTCCGACCTGGTGGTGTACCGCACGCGGGCCGAGCGCCTCCACAACGACATGTTCCAGTTCCTCAGCAGCGCGTCGGCGGCCTACCTGAAGCACTTCACACCCGAGCTGAGGGCCCTGTCCAGCCGCTGCGGCCTGGACgtgcccctctcctccctggggCCCGCCGTCATCGTCTTCCAGGAGACCACCCACACCCAGCTGCTGGGCCACG AGTCCCTAGCGGCGGGCCACGCGGACACGCTGCTCCAGCGCCGCTTCCACGACCTGAGCCTCGGGACAGAGGCCTTCAGCTCCATGCAGTATGTGGGCACCCAGAccgtggccccgcccaccgactacagcctgctgctggaggccgTCCGGCAGCAGGTGCGCAACACCCACACCCGCTCGCCTCGCCAGCCCGCCATCGTGTTCCGCGCCCTGGAG GCTTTAAGTAAGCGCTTCTGTGGGGAGATCTCAGACAGCCTCATCACCCTCAACTTCTTCCCTGACGAGTACTTCACCTGCTCCTCCGTCTGCCTCAGCTGCAA TGTGCGCTGTAAGAATGGGATGAACCACCTGAGGGACAAGGTCCCCCACGTAGCGGATGGTCTGTGCCAGTACGCACACCAGTTCAACAACAAGGTCCTCATCtgcaag AGGTGCTacgaaggagggagagaagtgaTTGTGGTGCCAAAGACCTCCTCTTCTGCAGACAACCCATGGTTTGGACTGGCCAAATACGCCTGGTCTGG gtACGTGCTGGAGTGTGGTAACTGTGGGATCATCTACCGCAGCAGACAGTACTGGATGGGCAACCAGGACCCTGAGAGCGGCGTGGTGCGGCCGGAGGTCAAGCACGTGTGGGAGGGC AGCGAGGCCTTCCTGGTGGACCACCAGAACGCGGCCCAGAGGGTCCTGGACGGGGTCAACTATGTGGTCCAGTCCGTGTCCGAGTACAGCACGGGGCCCACTAAGGCTGTGACCGCCTGGCTCACGGACCAGGTGGCCCCGCCCTACTGGAGGCCCAACAACCAGATCACT GTGTGCCAGGGATGCAAAAGGGAGTTCGAGGAGGCGGAGAGGAAGCACCACTGCCGCTCCTGTGGCGAAGGCTTCTGCCAGCCCTGCTCTAGCCACAGGATGCCCGTGCcggagaggggctggggggcggCGCCGGTCCGAGTGTGCCAGACCTGCCACCGGCACGGGGGGCCGTCGGACACTGGCACCCAAG tgTCCAAAGCGGAGCCCCGGGGCCTCATGCTCGCAGGTAACGGAGGTGGCCCAGTCCACCCTGGACATGGTCACCAACGCCGTGGACTACCCTCTGT gctTTGTGAAGGCATGGCCCGGCCAGATTACTGGATCCCCGACCAGGATATCACCCAGTGCCACCAGTGC ACCAAGGGCTTCACCCCAGCCATGTCCAAACACCACTGCAGGGCCTGCGGCCAGGGCGTGTGCGGCCCCTGCTCCACGCACACCAAGCCGGTGCCGTCCCGCGGCTGGGACCACCCGGTGCGGGTGTGCGACGGTTGCCACGCACACCAGGGAGccctgtaa